In the Flavisolibacter tropicus genome, one interval contains:
- a CDS encoding transketolase family protein, with protein MLKDIQSTGKKDTRSGFGDGIVEAARKNSDVVALTADLAGSLKLNQFIKEFPERFIQCGIAEANMIGIAAGLTIGGKIPFTTTFANFSTGRVYDQIRQSVAYSGKNVKICASHAGLTLGEDGATHQILEDIGLMKMLPHMTVIVPCDYNQTKAATMAIAEFHGPVYLRFGRPAWPIFSKPEDFVIGKAQYFSEGTDVTLFACGHMVWNAIQAGVALEEKGLSVEVINIHTIKPLDDEAVINSLRKTRCAVTVEEHNIIGGLGDAIAQVASRNFPVPIEFVGTKDTFGESGTPDQLLKKYGLDVPDIIAAAEKVIARKNG; from the coding sequence ATGCTGAAAGATATTCAATCCACCGGAAAAAAAGATACCCGTAGCGGCTTTGGCGACGGTATCGTAGAAGCAGCCCGTAAGAATAGCGATGTAGTAGCCCTGACCGCCGACCTGGCAGGCTCCTTAAAGCTGAATCAATTTATTAAAGAGTTTCCAGAGCGCTTTATCCAATGCGGTATTGCTGAAGCCAATATGATTGGTATTGCAGCAGGACTGACCATTGGCGGCAAGATTCCCTTCACTACCACATTTGCCAACTTCTCTACTGGCCGCGTTTACGACCAGATACGTCAGAGTGTGGCTTATAGCGGTAAAAATGTAAAGATCTGCGCTTCGCACGCAGGTTTAACCTTGGGTGAAGATGGCGCTACTCACCAGATCCTGGAAGATATAGGACTGATGAAAATGCTGCCTCACATGACCGTGATTGTACCTTGTGACTACAACCAAACCAAGGCTGCTACCATGGCTATTGCCGAATTCCATGGTCCTGTATACCTGCGCTTTGGTCGCCCGGCCTGGCCCATCTTTAGCAAGCCCGAAGACTTTGTAATTGGGAAAGCACAATATTTCTCTGAAGGTACCGATGTAACGCTGTTTGCCTGCGGTCACATGGTATGGAATGCCATTCAAGCCGGTGTAGCATTAGAAGAGAAAGGTCTGAGTGTAGAAGTGATCAACATTCACACTATCAAACCCTTAGATGATGAGGCTGTAATAAACTCCCTACGCAAAACCCGTTGCGCGGTTACTGTAGAAGAGCACAATATTATCGGTGGCCTAGGCGATGCCATTGCCCAGGTAGCTTCCCGTAATTTCCCTGTACCAATTGAATTTGTTGGCACTAAAGACACTTTTGGTGAAAGCGGTACACCAGACCAATTGTTAAAAAAATACGGTCTGGATGTTCCTGATATCATTGCAGCCGCTGAAAAGGTAATTGCCCGTAAAAACGGATAA
- a CDS encoding sensor histidine kinase, protein MDAQETSLYTAIVIASIIIGVIIIYFVVSIISQQRKNLALHKQNILTEITALEKERARIAADLHDELGPLLSAVKMKINSFELADEDDQVEIAKTNQHIDSMVKRVREISFDLMPSALLRKGLIVAIKEFADYIMKSHALHVEVRATDSLSLAEQKAVNLYRIIQEVIHNTLKHAKASHLSIELHTEKNKLVLKTQDDGVGFNPDALGANTGLGLRSLLSRTEIMNGTMYLDSKIGDGTSFTFEIPLA, encoded by the coding sequence ATGGATGCCCAAGAGACAAGCCTTTACACTGCCATCGTAATAGCCAGTATTATCATTGGTGTGATTATTATTTATTTCGTTGTTTCTATTATTAGTCAACAACGTAAAAACTTAGCCTTACATAAACAAAACATCCTAACTGAAATTACGGCTCTTGAAAAAGAACGGGCTCGCATAGCCGCTGATCTACATGATGAATTAGGGCCACTATTGTCGGCAGTAAAAATGAAGATCAACAGTTTTGAATTGGCTGATGAGGATGATCAGGTGGAGATCGCTAAAACCAACCAGCATATTGACTCCATGGTTAAGCGGGTGCGCGAAATATCGTTTGACCTGATGCCAAGCGCCTTGTTACGTAAGGGCCTTATTGTGGCCATTAAGGAGTTTGCCGATTACATTATGAAGAGCCATGCTTTGCATGTGGAAGTCCGCGCAACAGATTCCTTGAGTCTAGCCGAGCAAAAAGCGGTTAACCTGTACCGTATTATTCAAGAGGTGATCCATAATACGTTAAAACACGCCAAGGCTAGCCACCTTTCCATTGAGCTACATACTGAAAAAAATAAGCTAGTGTTGAAAACACAAGATGATGGCGTTGGCTTTAACCCCGATGCCCTAGGTGCCAATACCGGCCTTGGTTTACGCAGTCTGTTGAGCCGTACCGAGATCATGAATGGCACTATGTATTTAGATTCTAAAATTGGAGATGGAACATCCTTTACATTTGAAATACCATTAGCATGA
- a CDS encoding response regulator transcription factor → MTPTQNPIRILLADDHEIFRDGFRVMLKKQKEFQLIAEAGNGKELIETALQCQPDVIVTDIKMPEMDGIEATKKLQAILPQTNVIALSMFEDEHLIVDMLEAGAKGYLLKNANKEEVFEALKTVADNGTYYCNHTTQKLAQLIANSDYKPEKKSEKIVFTERELDVIKLICQQYVSKEIADKLGLSPRTVESHRVKIMEKMDVKNTAGIVIYAIRDGIFTI, encoded by the coding sequence ATGACCCCCACACAAAACCCTATTCGCATATTACTGGCTGATGATCATGAGATATTCAGAGATGGATTTCGAGTAATGCTGAAGAAGCAAAAAGAGTTTCAGCTGATTGCTGAAGCCGGTAATGGAAAAGAACTGATAGAAACGGCCCTGCAATGCCAGCCCGACGTAATCGTTACCGATATCAAGATGCCCGAGATGGATGGTATTGAGGCAACTAAAAAGCTACAGGCCATACTGCCACAAACAAACGTTATTGCACTCTCTATGTTTGAAGATGAGCACCTGATCGTAGATATGTTAGAGGCAGGGGCTAAAGGGTATTTATTAAAAAATGCCAATAAAGAAGAGGTATTTGAAGCCCTTAAAACAGTAGCAGATAACGGTACTTATTATTGCAATCATACTACACAGAAACTAGCTCAGCTGATTGCAAATAGTGACTACAAACCTGAAAAGAAGTCCGAGAAAATAGTCTTTACAGAGAGAGAGCTGGATGTGATCAAATTGATTTGTCAGCAATATGTATCAAAAGAAATTGCTGATAAACTGGGTTTAAGCCCGCGCACCGTTGAGTCGCACCGTGTCAAGATCATGGAAAAGATGGATGTGAAAAATACGGCTGGTATTGTTATTTATGCGATACGCGATGGTATTTTTACTATTTAA
- a CDS encoding DUF47 domain-containing protein — MAFSLTKFFSPKDKVFYGLFEEVANNGALMAEKLAALVAETDYQKRSTLIKPIEDLEHANDELTHRIFTELGRNFITPFDREDIHLLASALDDIADYIYASAKKIKLYHINPTDDGIQRLSELVIQSTKAVQQAVSELRNMKNIRQITDALVKINSIENQADDISDMFIERLFSMEPDAKEIIKKREIYQVLEDVTDKCEDAANVIESIIVKYS; from the coding sequence ATGGCATTTTCATTGACCAAGTTTTTCAGTCCAAAAGACAAGGTGTTTTACGGTTTATTTGAAGAGGTAGCGAACAACGGCGCACTTATGGCTGAAAAATTAGCTGCCCTGGTTGCAGAGACAGACTACCAAAAAAGGTCTACATTAATCAAGCCAATTGAAGATCTGGAACACGCTAATGACGAGCTAACACATCGCATATTTACTGAGCTAGGTCGCAATTTCATTACACCTTTTGACCGCGAAGACATACACTTACTGGCTAGCGCTTTAGATGATATTGCAGATTACATTTATGCCTCAGCCAAGAAAATTAAACTCTACCACATCAACCCAACAGACGATGGCATTCAACGTCTATCTGAACTGGTGATCCAAAGTACCAAGGCGGTACAGCAGGCTGTTTCGGAATTACGCAACATGAAAAACATCCGTCAGATCACAGATGCTTTGGTAAAAATTAACAGCATTGAAAACCAGGCAGATGATATCAGCGATATGTTTATTGAGCGCCTGTTCAGTATGGAACCTGATGCTAAAGAAATTATCAAGAAACGTGAGATCTACCAGGTATTAGAAGATGTAACAGATAAGTGCGAAGACGCTGCCAATGTTATTGAATCTATTATTGTCAAGTACTCTTAA
- a CDS encoding response regulator yields MAQVLNKPRTILCIDDDADDLQLLTEAVQQVDPQCLIIKAFDGLHGISILQEMHAAQQLPCLIVMDINMPKLDGKQTFVRLQADPTFSKLPVVVFSTSSSAMDKLFFQSKGAAFITKPIRFEQLLAAASELLSYCPPQ; encoded by the coding sequence ATGGCCCAAGTGTTAAATAAGCCGAGAACAATTTTGTGTATTGACGATGATGCAGACGATCTACAACTTCTTACTGAAGCTGTACAACAGGTTGATCCCCAATGCCTGATCATTAAAGCCTTTGATGGCCTACATGGCATTTCTATTCTTCAGGAAATGCATGCAGCACAACAACTGCCCTGCCTCATTGTAATGGATATCAATATGCCTAAACTGGATGGCAAACAAACCTTTGTACGCTTACAAGCCGACCCTACCTTTTCAAAATTACCCGTTGTTGTTTTCTCCACTTCCTCCTCCGCTATGGATAAGCTTTTTTTTCAAAGTAAAGGAGCAGCTTTTATTACCAAGCCTATCCGTTTTGAGCAATTGCTGGCGGCTGCTTCCGAGCTACTAAGCTATTGTCCTCCGCAATAG
- the galE gene encoding UDP-glucose 4-epimerase GalE, giving the protein MAKILVTGGCGYIGSHTLVDLVDNGYEVICVDNNVRSNAAILKGVEKITGKPIKNYKVDLCNYDDTFAIFQENEDIDGIIHFAAYKAVGESVEQPLMYYENNLLSLTNLLKCVQEFNTKWFVFSSSCTVYGNPDEQMVTEATPQKPAESPYGATKQMGERIVTDFQKTSTTQCILLRYFNPVGAHPSALIGELPIGKPQNLVPAITQTAIGKLPKLTVFGDDYPTRDGSCVRDYIHVMDIAHAHTLSIKYLQEQRNTEGCEIFNLGTGNGVTVLEAIKAFEKVSGQKLNYEIGPRRPGDVVAIYANNDKAKTQLGWNPQRSLDEMMSTAWKWEVKLKDDEKLFTSTPSQLN; this is encoded by the coding sequence ATGGCAAAAATATTAGTTACAGGAGGCTGCGGGTACATTGGCTCGCACACATTAGTCGATTTAGTTGACAATGGATATGAGGTGATCTGTGTTGACAACAACGTTCGGTCAAACGCAGCTATACTTAAAGGGGTAGAAAAAATCACAGGCAAACCGATAAAGAATTACAAAGTTGACCTTTGTAATTATGATGACACCTTCGCCATTTTTCAAGAAAATGAAGATATAGACGGGATCATTCATTTTGCTGCCTATAAAGCGGTTGGCGAATCAGTAGAGCAACCTTTAATGTATTATGAAAACAACTTGCTATCCTTGACCAACTTGCTCAAGTGTGTACAAGAGTTTAATACCAAGTGGTTTGTTTTCTCTTCCTCTTGTACCGTTTATGGTAACCCGGATGAGCAAATGGTAACTGAGGCTACGCCACAGAAGCCGGCAGAGTCGCCCTATGGCGCCACCAAACAAATGGGCGAACGCATTGTTACCGATTTCCAGAAAACAAGTACCACACAGTGTATTTTATTGCGCTACTTCAACCCTGTAGGCGCCCATCCTTCTGCTCTTATTGGAGAGCTTCCTATAGGTAAGCCGCAAAACCTTGTGCCTGCTATTACACAAACAGCAATAGGTAAGCTTCCTAAATTAACCGTATTTGGCGACGACTACCCTACCCGTGATGGCAGCTGCGTACGCGATTACATACATGTAATGGATATAGCCCACGCACATACGCTATCTATCAAATACCTGCAGGAACAGCGTAATACAGAGGGGTGCGAGATCTTTAACCTGGGAACAGGGAATGGCGTAACCGTACTGGAAGCTATTAAAGCCTTTGAAAAAGTAAGTGGTCAGAAATTGAATTATGAAATAGGACCTCGCCGCCCAGGCGACGTAGTAGCTATTTATGCCAATAACGACAAAGCAAAAACTCAACTGGGCTGGAATCCACAACGCTCATTAGATGAAATGATGAGTACCGCCTGGAAATGGGAAGTAAAACTAAAAGACGACGAAAAGTTATTTACCTCTACACCGTCTCAGCTCAATTAA
- a CDS encoding porin: MLSNNHNQTKVNRVFGKLTCWLLFFLIFKADVFAQRYLSDYDSTLFIKDTLRPLAKRFNNISFSGYIQPQFQVAQKKGTQTYEGGNFQEFADSRFMLRRARVKLDYAMPGKQGDFPAALFTFQIEATERDVNIRDVFVRVYEPTKHNASLTAGLFARPFGYEVNLSSSYRETPERGRMSQILMPSERDLGAMVSYESQKPERKQFQVKYDIGLFNGQGKSGPAEFDSYKDLISRLTIKPVTFSKHYTISGGLSFLHGGWVQTTKYRYEMGFKDGSDMFLIDSNTENLGGKAPCEYYGADMQLAYKHAWGKTEIRGEYWAGKQPGTATTTVNPGTVPTGPTYIRHFDGAFFYFLQNIINEKWEIMAKYDWYDPNTDVAGNSIGKAGTNMTAADVRYDTWGFGATHYFNANLKVLAYYSLAKNETTQLAGFTDDIKDNVFTFRIQMRF; encoded by the coding sequence ATGTTGAGCAACAACCATAATCAGACCAAGGTTAATCGTGTTTTTGGAAAACTGACTTGTTGGCTACTCTTTTTCCTGATTTTCAAAGCAGATGTTTTTGCTCAACGCTACCTATCCGATTACGATTCTACCTTATTTATAAAAGATACCTTACGGCCTTTAGCCAAGCGATTCAATAATATTAGTTTCAGTGGTTACATACAGCCGCAGTTTCAAGTAGCTCAGAAAAAAGGTACACAAACGTATGAGGGTGGCAACTTTCAGGAATTTGCTGATAGCCGGTTTATGTTACGCCGGGCCCGGGTAAAGCTTGATTATGCTATGCCAGGTAAGCAGGGTGACTTTCCTGCCGCTTTGTTTACGTTTCAAATTGAGGCCACGGAGCGAGACGTAAATATCAGGGACGTATTTGTTAGAGTCTATGAGCCTACCAAACACAATGCTTCATTAACGGCTGGTTTGTTTGCCCGCCCATTTGGTTATGAAGTGAACTTATCTTCCTCTTACCGCGAAACGCCAGAAAGAGGGCGCATGTCGCAAATACTAATGCCGAGCGAGCGCGACTTGGGTGCTATGGTATCTTATGAATCGCAAAAGCCAGAACGTAAGCAGTTTCAGGTAAAATATGATATCGGTTTGTTTAACGGACAGGGGAAATCGGGGCCGGCAGAGTTTGATTCTTATAAAGATTTGATCAGCCGTCTTACTATAAAGCCAGTTACTTTTTCAAAGCATTATACAATAAGCGGCGGCTTGTCATTTTTGCACGGTGGTTGGGTACAGACCACTAAATACCGTTATGAAATGGGTTTCAAGGATGGCTCTGACATGTTCTTAATCGATTCAAATACGGAAAATTTAGGAGGAAAGGCTCCCTGCGAATATTATGGCGCAGATATGCAACTGGCGTATAAACATGCCTGGGGTAAAACCGAAATACGCGGTGAATATTGGGCAGGTAAACAGCCTGGTACAGCTACTACCACCGTAAATCCTGGAACAGTGCCTACAGGACCTACCTATATCCGCCACTTTGATGGAGCCTTCTTTTACTTTTTGCAAAATATAATAAACGAAAAGTGGGAGATCATGGCCAAATACGACTGGTACGATCCTAATACTGATGTGGCTGGAAACTCTATTGGCAAGGCCGGTACCAATATGACGGCAGCCGATGTACGTTACGATACATGGGGCTTTGGCGCAACACACTATTTCAATGCCAACCTTAAAGTATTAGCCTATTATAGCCTGGCAAAAAATGAAACCACACAACTAGCCGGCTTTACTGACGATATAAAGGATAACGTGTTTACGTTCCGTATACAAATGCGCTTCTAA